One genomic window of Bacillus mycoides includes the following:
- a CDS encoding histidine--tRNA ligase: MKNVKGTKDYLPEEQVLRNKIKRACEDTFERYGCKPLETPTLNMYELMSYKYGGGDEILKEIYTLQDQGKRELALRYDLTIPFAKVVAMNPNIRLPFKRYEIGKVFRDGPIKQGRFREFIQCDVDIVGVESVMAEAELMSMAFELFRTLNLEVTIQYNNRKLLNGILQSINIPTELTSDVILSLDKIEKIGIDGIRKDVLERGISVEMADTICNTVLSCLKLTIADFKETFNNPLVDDGVNELQQLQQYLLALGINENTIFNPFLARGLTMYTGTVYEIFLKDGTITSSIGSGGRYDNIIGAFRGDNMSYPTVGISFGLDVIYTALSQKETTSSTADLFIIPLGTELQCLQIAQQLRSTTSLKIELELAGRKLKRALNYANKENIPYVLIIGEEEIVTETVVLRNMKEGTEVKIPLSSLENNTFNNYI; the protein is encoded by the coding sequence ATGAAAAATGTAAAAGGAACAAAAGACTATTTACCAGAGGAACAAGTACTGCGAAATAAAATTAAAAGAGCATGTGAAGATACATTTGAAAGGTATGGGTGTAAACCTTTAGAAACTCCAACGTTAAATATGTATGAACTTATGTCATACAAGTACGGTGGTGGTGATGAGATTTTAAAAGAAATATATACACTTCAGGATCAAGGAAAACGCGAGCTTGCCTTACGTTACGATTTAACAATTCCCTTCGCCAAAGTTGTCGCGATGAATCCAAATATTCGCCTTCCTTTTAAACGTTATGAAATTGGTAAAGTATTTCGAGATGGTCCGATTAAGCAAGGGAGATTTCGTGAATTCATTCAATGTGATGTTGATATAGTTGGTGTAGAGTCTGTCATGGCAGAAGCTGAACTTATGAGCATGGCATTTGAACTATTCCGAACGTTAAACTTAGAAGTAACGATTCAATATAATAATCGAAAATTATTAAACGGTATTCTCCAGTCTATTAACATCCCTACCGAATTAACGAGTGACGTAATTTTATCATTGGATAAAATCGAAAAAATTGGGATTGATGGTATACGAAAAGATGTATTGGAGCGTGGAATTTCTGTAGAAATGGCCGACACGATATGTAATACCGTTTTATCTTGCCTAAAACTTACTATTGCCGACTTTAAAGAAACTTTCAATAATCCACTTGTTGACGATGGAGTAAACGAATTGCAACAATTACAGCAATACTTACTCGCTCTCGGAATAAATGAAAATACGATATTCAATCCGTTTTTAGCAAGAGGACTCACAATGTATACAGGCACTGTGTATGAAATCTTTCTAAAAGATGGCACGATTACATCTAGCATTGGTAGCGGTGGTCGTTACGATAATATTATCGGAGCCTTCCGTGGTGATAATATGAGCTATCCAACTGTAGGGATTTCATTCGGTTTAGATGTTATTTATACCGCTCTATCACAGAAAGAGACCACATCATCTACAGCGGATCTTTTTATCATTCCACTCGGGACAGAATTACAATGTTTACAGATCGCCCAGCAATTGCGCTCTACTACTTCCTTAAAAATCGAACTTGAACTAGCAGGACGCAAATTAAAACGTGCCCTTAATTATGCCAATAAAGAAAATATCCCGTATGTGCTTATAATTGGCGAAGAGGAAATTGTTACAGAAACAGTAGTGCTGCGAAATATGAAAGAAGGTACTGAAGTGAAGATTCCCCTCTCTTCCTTAGAAAATAACACATTTAATAACTATATATAA
- a CDS encoding DUF1292 domain-containing protein: MEAIEVGEVFSLSDENNEEQEVEVLGAMDVEGAEYIAVAFVEDIQTETEEDIDIFFLKVEEDNEFSYIENDEVFEKVSAAFEKIMDEQEQE; this comes from the coding sequence ATGGAAGCAATTGAAGTAGGCGAAGTTTTTAGTCTTAGTGATGAGAATAATGAAGAGCAGGAAGTTGAAGTGCTTGGAGCGATGGATGTCGAAGGAGCAGAATACATTGCAGTTGCCTTTGTAGAAGACATTCAAACAGAAACAGAGGAAGACATTGATATCTTCTTTTTAAAAGTAGAAGAAGATAATGAATTCTCATACATAGAGAATGATGAAGTATTTGAAAAAGTATCTGCGGCGTTCGAGAAGATTATGGACGAGCAAGAACAAGAATAA
- a CDS encoding pyruvate kinase — MTIDRVCTIGPASNNKETLAQLINNGMKIVRLNLSHGTHESHKDIIRLVKSLDDSIKILGDVQGPKIRLGEMKEEQITLEAGELFILHTNPVQGNKEEASVDYVGIANDVKVGSRILINDGEVELIVEKVSMEKIETRIKTGGNIASHKGVNLPGAIVGLPAITEKDKKDIQFLLEENVDFIACSFVRKPSHIKEIREFIQEYKETWPHLIAKIETMEAIENFQDICKEADGIMIARGDLGVELPYQFIPLLQKMMIRECNRTNTYVITATQMLQSMVDHSIPTRAEVTDVFQAVLDGTNAVMLSAESASGDHPIESVKTLRLVSEFAEHVKKDGPFAMKDVLELLHKSL, encoded by the coding sequence ATGACAATTGATCGAGTTTGTACAATTGGGCCAGCAAGTAATAATAAAGAAACATTAGCGCAGTTAATAAACAATGGTATGAAAATTGTTCGGTTGAATTTATCACATGGCACGCATGAAAGTCATAAAGATATTATTCGTTTAGTAAAATCGTTAGACGATTCTATTAAAATTCTGGGGGATGTACAAGGTCCTAAAATAAGATTGGGTGAAATGAAAGAGGAACAAATTACCCTTGAAGCAGGGGAGTTATTTATTTTGCATACCAATCCAGTTCAAGGGAATAAAGAAGAAGCAAGTGTTGATTATGTAGGGATTGCGAATGACGTGAAAGTTGGAAGTAGAATTCTTATTAATGATGGAGAAGTTGAGTTAATCGTTGAAAAGGTAAGTATGGAAAAAATAGAAACGAGGATAAAAACAGGTGGAAATATTGCCTCTCATAAAGGGGTGAATTTACCAGGCGCAATTGTTGGTTTACCAGCTATTACAGAGAAAGATAAAAAAGATATTCAGTTTCTTTTAGAAGAGAATGTTGATTTTATTGCGTGTTCCTTTGTGCGAAAACCTAGTCATATAAAAGAAATACGAGAGTTTATACAAGAGTATAAAGAAACTTGGCCCCATTTAATTGCAAAAATAGAAACGATGGAAGCAATCGAGAATTTTCAAGACATATGCAAAGAAGCGGATGGCATTATGATCGCAAGGGGAGATTTAGGTGTGGAATTGCCGTATCAATTTATTCCACTTTTACAAAAAATGATGATTCGTGAGTGCAATCGAACGAATACATATGTAATTACAGCGACACAAATGCTTCAATCTATGGTAGATCATTCTATTCCTACAAGAGCTGAGGTAACTGATGTATTTCAGGCTGTACTCGACGGGACGAATGCTGTTATGCTTTCTGCTGAAAGCGCGTCAGGGGATCATCCAATTGAAAGTGTGAAAACATTACGTCTCGTTTCTGAATTCGCTGAGCATGTAAAAAAAGACGGTCCTTTTGCGATGAAAGATGTACTGGAATTGCTGCATAAGTCTCTTTAG
- a CDS encoding alkaline phosphatase, which yields MTTLRKKIIGLTLAGTVALWSLAAGVMMNDNEVKAEVKKAGKQPKNVIFMVIDGTSSSATTLARWYKGSPLALDQIVSGGVRTYSAESAITDSAPAATALATGNKSNSGYVGVLPSVVNSPGLEPVKEECKFRPVANVLEGAKRSGRATGIVATSEIQHATPASFSAHHANRKNFEVLGEQQVYQNIEVVLGGGKAALQPTTSNGIRKDNEDLVKVIQGKGYDFVETKDALLNSKSNKIWGSFSNTALAFDMDREANQPKQPTLSQMTRKAIQTLSKDKDGFFLFVEGSKADWAAHANDPIGMISDVLAFDDAVTEALTFAKKDGNTMVIALADHGNSGISIGNSNTTKGYDTTPVSAYIDPLKKAKMTLEGATSKLKDDLSNIKEVAALYGLDNLTDDEREKLKAAHKKADVGPILTKLLANRANIGFTTGGHTGEDVFLYSYGPQKPYGLVQNTDIAKIMAKAMGFQLGEITKKLFLDAETAFKQIGATVTIDKKDARNPVLVVKRNNTKAKLFVNKNIICIGGKDYELGSVVVESNGKFYVPEKAIELFTKHSR from the coding sequence ATGACTACTCTTCGTAAAAAAATAATAGGACTAACATTAGCGGGAACGGTAGCACTATGGTCATTAGCAGCAGGAGTCATGATGAACGATAACGAGGTAAAAGCTGAGGTGAAAAAAGCAGGAAAGCAACCTAAAAATGTAATTTTCATGGTTATAGATGGGACAAGTTCTTCGGCTACAACATTAGCCCGGTGGTATAAAGGTTCACCCCTTGCACTAGATCAAATTGTATCCGGAGGTGTTCGTACGTATTCGGCAGAATCAGCTATTACGGATTCTGCACCGGCAGCTACAGCTTTAGCTACTGGAAATAAATCAAATTCAGGTTACGTGGGCGTATTGCCTTCTGTTGTGAATTCACCTGGCTTAGAACCAGTGAAAGAAGAATGTAAGTTTCGTCCAGTTGCCAACGTCTTAGAAGGCGCAAAACGTTCAGGCCGCGCAACAGGAATCGTTGCTACATCAGAAATTCAGCATGCTACTCCGGCTAGTTTCTCTGCCCACCATGCTAACCGTAAAAATTTTGAAGTGCTTGGTGAACAGCAAGTTTATCAAAATATAGAAGTTGTATTAGGTGGTGGAAAGGCAGCACTTCAGCCTACGACAAGCAATGGAATTCGTAAAGACAACGAAGATTTAGTAAAAGTGATTCAAGGCAAAGGGTACGATTTTGTCGAAACAAAAGATGCGTTACTAAACTCCAAATCAAATAAAATCTGGGGTTCTTTCTCTAATACTGCCCTTGCGTTCGATATGGATCGTGAAGCAAACCAGCCTAAACAGCCAACTCTTTCCCAGATGACGAGAAAAGCAATTCAAACATTATCAAAAGATAAAGATGGTTTCTTCTTATTCGTAGAAGGCAGTAAGGCAGATTGGGCAGCACATGCAAATGACCCTATCGGGATGATTAGCGATGTATTGGCGTTTGATGATGCGGTTACAGAAGCATTAACATTTGCGAAGAAAGATGGTAACACTATGGTCATTGCTTTAGCGGATCATGGTAATAGCGGTATTTCCATCGGTAACAGCAATACAACAAAAGGATATGATACTACACCAGTATCAGCTTACATTGACCCACTGAAAAAGGCGAAAATGACACTTGAAGGTGCTACAAGTAAACTAAAAGATGATTTATCTAATATAAAAGAAGTAGCTGCTCTTTACGGTTTAGACAACCTAACTGATGATGAAAGAGAAAAGTTAAAAGCTGCACATAAGAAAGCTGATGTAGGTCCAATCCTTACTAAATTATTGGCCAACCGTGCGAACATCGGTTTTACAACTGGTGGTCATACGGGTGAAGATGTATTCTTATACTCTTACGGTCCTCAAAAGCCATACGGTTTAGTCCAAAATACAGACATTGCGAAAATAATGGCCAAAGCAATGGGCTTTCAATTAGGAGAAATAACTAAGAAATTATTCTTAGATGCTGAAACAGCCTTTAAACAAATTGGTGCAACTGTAACGATTGACAAAAAAGATGCACGAAACCCAGTGCTTGTAGTAAAACGCAATAATACGAAGGCCAAATTATTTGTTAATAAAAACATTATCTGTATCGGTGGAAAAGATTATGAATTAGGAAGTGTTGTTGTAGAAAGCAACGGGAAATTCTATGTACCTGAAAAAGCAATTGAACTATTCACAAAGCATTCTCGCTAA